In one Clostridia bacterium genomic region, the following are encoded:
- a CDS encoding terminase, translated as MSAEVDLKVLTALGRRLDDRPEGCKGATIREVLMPGLLKIRDKQGRLAPFVLNRAQREFQSRCGHKNIVLKARQLGLTTYVAGRFFLQTITRPGTLSVQVAHDQRSAEEIFRIVHRFLENLPERLRKGALVTSRENARQIVFPRLDSGYRVETAADPNAGRGLTIRNLHCSEVARWPRDAAGTLASLRAAVPTDGEVVLESTPNGAGGCFYDEWQRAEVTGHVRHFFPWWWEPVYRREGVVAGELTEEERDLVKRYGLDSGQIAFRREMRANFGTRAAEEFAEDAHSCFRASGECVFDMAMIEARLASRPEAVEHRENGRLQVWWPPQTGREYVIGVDPAGGGADGDFACAQVIERSTGLQCAEWHGHCTPTELARRSAELAREYNGALLAVERNNHGHAVLAQLATSEAYENVYRTGGQAGWLTSAATRPRMIENFAAVLRAAPQLFSSIRLLKECRTFVRHADGSTAAASGAHDDTVMAMAVALAVRAECAGRVAKAETVGVGVL; from the coding sequence ATGTCGGCAGAGGTTGACCTGAAGGTGTTGACGGCACTGGGCCGACGTTTGGATGACAGGCCGGAAGGATGCAAGGGCGCCACAATTCGCGAAGTGCTGATGCCGGGTCTTTTAAAGATCCGGGACAAGCAGGGGCGACTGGCGCCCTTCGTGTTGAACCGGGCACAGCGCGAGTTCCAATCTCGCTGCGGGCACAAGAACATCGTGCTGAAGGCGCGGCAGCTTGGGCTGACGACGTATGTGGCGGGAAGGTTCTTTCTGCAGACGATTACGCGTCCCGGCACGCTGAGTGTGCAGGTGGCACACGACCAGCGCTCGGCGGAAGAGATATTCCGCATTGTTCATCGCTTCCTGGAGAACCTGCCGGAGCGATTGAGAAAAGGAGCGCTGGTCACTTCGCGTGAGAATGCGAGGCAGATTGTGTTTCCGCGGCTGGATAGCGGATACAGGGTGGAGACGGCGGCGGATCCGAATGCCGGGCGCGGGCTGACGATTCGCAACTTGCATTGCTCGGAGGTGGCACGCTGGCCACGGGATGCGGCGGGAACGCTGGCTTCACTGCGTGCTGCCGTTCCGACGGATGGCGAAGTGGTGCTGGAGTCAACGCCGAACGGCGCGGGCGGATGCTTCTACGACGAGTGGCAGCGGGCGGAGGTGACGGGGCATGTGCGGCACTTCTTCCCGTGGTGGTGGGAACCGGTCTATCGGCGCGAGGGCGTGGTCGCGGGAGAGCTTACGGAAGAAGAACGCGACCTGGTCAAGCGGTACGGCCTGGATTCCGGGCAGATCGCTTTTCGTCGAGAGATGCGGGCGAACTTCGGTACGCGGGCGGCGGAAGAGTTTGCGGAAGATGCACACTCGTGTTTCCGTGCGAGCGGCGAGTGCGTGTTCGACATGGCGATGATCGAGGCGCGGCTGGCGTCTCGCCCGGAGGCAGTGGAACATCGGGAAAACGGCCGCCTGCAGGTGTGGTGGCCTCCGCAGACGGGACGCGAGTATGTGATTGGCGTGGACCCGGCGGGCGGCGGAGCGGATGGCGACTTCGCGTGTGCCCAGGTGATTGAGCGATCAACCGGGCTGCAATGCGCGGAGTGGCACGGGCACTGCACTCCGACGGAGCTGGCACGCAGATCGGCGGAGCTGGCGCGCGAGTACAACGGCGCGCTGTTGGCGGTGGAGCGGAACAATCACGGGCACGCAGTGCTGGCCCAGTTGGCGACGAGCGAGGCGTACGAAAACGTTTATCGCACGGGCGGGCAAGCGGGATGGCTGACGTCGGCGGCAACGCGTCCGAGGATGATCGAGAACTTCGCGGCCGTGTTGAGGGCGGCTCCGCAGTTGTTCAGCAGCATTCGCTTGCTGAAAGAGTGCAGGACGTTTGTGCGGCACGCAGATGGTTCGACGGCAGCGGCTTCGGGTGCGCATGACGACACGGTCATGGCAATGGCCGTGGCGCTGGCAGTAAGGGCGGAGTGCGCGGGCAGAGTGGCGAAAGCGGAGACTGTGGGAGTGGGAGTGTTGTAG
- a CDS encoding dual specificity protein phosphatase — MTWITDRIAVGGGIWVKSKMAEVVDAGVTHIIDMQIEFDDTPLANGTGVEVLWNPVDDDFQPKSAYIFQRGVDFALEAFKEPESKLFIHCAAGVHRAPMMALAVMRALGHELREAKHLIQSKRYVVDFADVYVRSVEDFMKQYAAAD, encoded by the coding sequence ATGACTTGGATCACAGATCGGATTGCGGTCGGCGGGGGCATCTGGGTGAAGAGCAAGATGGCCGAGGTGGTCGACGCCGGGGTGACGCACATCATCGATATGCAGATCGAGTTCGACGACACTCCGCTGGCGAACGGAACCGGGGTCGAGGTGCTGTGGAACCCGGTGGACGATGATTTTCAGCCGAAGTCTGCTTACATTTTCCAGCGCGGAGTCGATTTTGCGCTAGAGGCTTTTAAGGAACCGGAGTCGAAGCTATTCATTCATTGTGCGGCTGGGGTGCATCGCGCGCCAATGATGGCGCTGGCGGTGATGCGAGCCCTGGGGCACGAACTCCGGGAAGCCAAGCACTTGATTCAGTCGAAGCGGTATGTGGTGGACTTCGCAGACGTTTACGTTCGAAGTGTGGAAGACTTCATGAAGCAGTATGCTGCAGCGGATTAG